The proteins below come from a single Microtus pennsylvanicus isolate mMicPen1 chromosome 13, mMicPen1.hap1, whole genome shotgun sequence genomic window:
- the Klhdc7a gene encoding kelch domain-containing protein 7A, giving the protein MLPTGAGAETYDWHLDMQLTSKVVLSAAALLLVTAAYKLYRSRPAPAGQTGRNNKADDDAEGWGQAAFQRASPGTLPRGTRRRKTSKGAGAPLDGSLEDPGDSCQVVTPRSGEFTRKGSGENQGGQSPDSQQVPPPCGGQEEAGTAVRGKPSPPHLPHLGCEPISSPARLAPGVGCCWVGDKSSPWPDNRPPEQTGSGDPGAPNCCTDPTVVSSDMKQSWAFTHVTGVSRGEAGALQAAADMGLATQQREGATNASYTFSSVARIRMEENIIQKAEGPGPKLKGRVYDYFVESTSKAVSRPVPFTAALTDAPSPGPGPEPLVTGANSRDPADNPENTAEVTTPPPVPSPSTPGFSRKVSLLQIAENPELQLQPEGFRTPPPAHLDQKAQIDSACSHGEPHVQLIAGTNFFHIQLTPASAQEVHLDLGNCFEVLTLAKRQGLEALKEAAYKVMSDNYLQVLRSTAIYGGLSGTERELILQRRFRGHKRLVVADVCPQEDSGSLCCYDNVQDAWHPLAQLPVEAMSRGCAVCTLFNYLFVVSGCQGPGGQPSNRVFCYNPLTAIWSEVCPLNQARPHCRLVALEGHLYAIGGECLNTVERYDPRVDRWTFAPPLPNDTFALAHTATVCANEIFVTGGSLRYLLLRFSTQEQRWWAGPTGGSKDRTAEMVAVNGFLYRFDLNRSLGISVYRCNSSTRLWYECATYRLPYPEAFQCAVVDDHIYCVGRKRMLCFLADHISPRFVPKDLQGFPAARGTLLPTVLTLPFPDMPQTPV; this is encoded by the coding sequence ATGCTTCCCACCGGAGCTGGAGCAGAGACCTACGACTGGCATTTGGACATGCAACTGACCAGCAAGGTGGTGCTGTCCGCAGCTGCGCTGCTCCTGGTGACTGCGGCTTACAAACTCTACAGGTCCAGGCCTGCCCCAGCTGGGCAAACAGGGAGAAATAACAAGGCAGATGATGACGCAGAAGGCTGGGGGCAAGCTGCCTTCCAGAGGGCTTCTCCAGGGACCCTGCCAAGGGGGACAAGACGCAGGAAGACCAGCAAGGGGGCTGGGGCCCCACTGGATGGCAGCTTGGAGGACCCGGGAGACTCCTGCCAAGTGGTCACCCCCAGATCTGGGGAGTTCACAAGGAAAGGCTCTGGTGAGAATCAGGGAGGGCAGAGCCCAGACTCTCAGCAGGTGCCTCCTCCCTGCGGTGGCCAGGAAGAAGCCGGAACAGCTGTTAGAGGTAAGCCcagccctccccacctcccccattTGGGCTGTGAACCCATAAGTTCCCCAGCCAGACTTGCACCAGGAGTGGGCTGCTGCTGGGTGGGTGACAAGAGCTCTCCATGGCCAGACAACAGACCCCCAGAGCAAACAGGGTCTGGGGACCCGGGAGCCCCCAACTGCTGCACTGATCCCACAGTAGTGAGCAGTGACATGAAACAGAGCTGGGCCTTCACCCATGTGACAGGGGTCAGCAGAGGAGAGGCTGGGGCCCTCCAGGCTGCTGCAGACATGGGCCTGGCCACGCAGCAGCGGGAAGGAGCCACCAATGCCTCCTACACCTTCTCGTCCGTGGCCCGGATCCGGATGGAGGAGAATATTATACAGAAGGCAGAGGGACCGGGGCCCAAGCTGAAGGGCAGGGTATATGACTATTTTGTGGAGTCCACATCCAAGGCTGTCTCCAGGCCGGTCCCCTTCACGGCAGCTCTAACTGATGCTCCATCCCCTGGGCCTGGGCCAGAGCCCCTGGTCACAGGAGCCAACTCCAGAGACCCAGCTGATAATCCAGAGAATACAGCTGAAGTCACGACCCCACCTCCTGTGCCATCCCCTTCCACACCAGGCTTCAGCAGAAAGGTGAGTCTCCTGCAGATCGCTGAGAACCCGGAGCTCCAGCTGCAGCCTGAAGGCTTCAGGACGCCCCCTCCTGCCCACCTGGATCAGAAAGCTCAGATAGATTCAGCCTGCAGCCATGGGGAGCCCCATGTGCAACTCATAGCTGGCACCAATTTCTTCCACATCCAGCTCACCCCGGCTTCAGCTCAGGAAGTCCACCTGGACCTGGGCAATTGCTTCGAGGTGCTAACCTTGGCCAAGAGGCAGGGCCTAGAGGCTCTGAAGGAGGCAGCCTACAAGGTCATGAGTGATAACTACCTCCAGGTCCTCCGCAGCACAGCCATCTACGGGGGCCTGAGTGGGACAGAACGAGAGCTGATCCTCCAGCGACGGTTCCGTGGCCACAAGCGCCTGGTGGTGGCCGATGTGTGTCCCCAGGAAGACAGTGGCAGCCTCTGTTGCTATGACAATGTGCAGGATGCCTGGCACCCGCTGGCCCAGCTGCCCGTGGAAGCCATGTCCCGGGGTTGTGCTGTCTGTACTCTCTTCAATTATCTGTTCGTGGTGTCTGGCTGTCAGGGACCCGGGGGCCAACCCTCCAACCGTGTCTTCTGCTACAACCCACTGACTGCAATTTGGAGTGAGGTGTGCCCACTGAACCAGGCCCGGCCGCACTGCCGGCTGGTGGCCCTTGAGGGGCACCTCTATGCCATTGGAGGTGAGTGTCTGAACACCGTGGAGCGTTACGACCCTCGAGTGGACCGCTGGACCTTTGCCCCGCCACTCCCGAATGACACATTTGCCCTGGCACACACAGCCACAGTGTGCGCCAATGAGATCTTTGTCACTGGAGGCAGCCTGCGCTACTTGCTACTCCGATTCTCAACCCAGGAGCAGCGCTGGTGGGCGGGCCCCACGGGAGGCAGCAAGGACCGCACCGCTGAGATGGTGGCCGTCAATGGCTTTCTCTACCGCTTTGACCTCAACCGTAGCCTGGGCATCAGCGTGTACCGCTGCAATTCCAGCACCCGCCTCTGGTATGAGTGCGCCACGTACCGCTTGCCCTACCCTGAAGCCTTCCAGTGTGCCGTGGTGGATGATCATATCTACTGTGTGGGGCGCAAGCGcatgctctgtttcctggccgACCACATCTCGCCCAGGTTTGTGCCTAAGGACCTACAGGGTTTCCCTGCTGCACGGGGCACCCTCCTGCCTACCGTCCTGACTCTTCCTTTCCCTGATATGCCTCAAACCCCTGTCTAA